The following nucleotide sequence is from Nitratidesulfovibrio termitidis HI1.
CGGCCAGCGCCTTGCCCATGGGGGCATGCAGGCCGTTGACGAAGATCACCGCCACGTCTTCCGGCGCGATGCCCAGAGCCAGCACCACGTCATGCACGGTTCCGCCCTCGCGCAGGACAAAGTCCTCTCCGCCCGTTGGCTGAAAGCGTTGCAGCGTGGCGTAGCATTTCACGGTGATATGCATGGTTGGTCCGCTTTCACGTCATGCCGCGTGGCCGCCCCCCCAAGAGGCGACCACGCGGCTGCATGTTGCTAGAAGGCCAGCACGCTGTCGATTTCCTCGTCCGTGAAGTCCCACACGGTGTTGTGCGGGGGGCACGGTTCCTCGAAGAACTCGGGCAGCCGGTCGTGCGCGCTGGTGAACCCGGCGCGGCGGTTGAAGTCCAGTTCGGCCTTCAGGATGGTCTTGCCAAGGGCCGTCACGTCGTCGCCGGTCAGGGCCAGATCGTAGCGCGCATTGATCATGTCGACCAGCGCGTTGAACCCGTCGGGAATGTCCAGGATGGCGAAGGCGATGAACAGGCACATGCCGGTGGAATCCACGGCGGCGGTGGCGATTTGCAGGTTGCGCGAAAGCTCCACCTGCCCTTCCTTGCCCAGCGGATCGACAAAGCCGCCCACGCGCAGGATGTTGGTGGCCACGGCGTACCCGGCGGTGTGGTCGGCGCCCATGGGGGTGGTGGCGTAGGTCAGGCCCACGCCCTTCACCGCGCGCGGGTCGTAGGCGGGGATGGCCTGGTTCTTCACCACCGGCACGCGGGTAAGCCCGTACATCTGGCCCACGGCAGCCGCGCCGCAACCCAGGATGCGGCCAAGCGGGGTGCCCTGGCGAATTTCCTTGATCAAATCCAGCGCGGCCTTGGCGTCGCCCCACGGGATGACGCCCGCGTCCATGGCCACGGCCACGGCCACCGAGGTCTCGATGGAGTCTATGCCCGCTTCGTCGTACTCGCGGTCGGCGTAGGCGATGGCGTCCAGGTCGTCGATGGCGGCATCCGCCCCCAGCGCCCAGATGGTTTCATACTCGAAGCCGCTGGTGATGTACTTGCCCTGCTTGTCCATGTAGTGCTGCGAACAGCGGATGACGCACCCGGCATGGCAGCCGTGGGTGGTCTTGCCGCCGCGTTCCTCGATGGTGGCAGCCATGGTTTCGCCGCCGATGTTGTTGGCCCACTCGTTGCGGCCCCGGCGGAAGTTTTCCGTGGGCAGGCCGCCCGCTTCGTTCAGGATGTTCACCAGCACGTTGGTGCCGTACTTGGGCAGGCCCTGGCCGGTGACGGGGTGGGTGGTCAGGGCGTTGGCAAAGCGCTTGGCCGCGCTCTTGAATTCCTCGGGCTTGGCGATGGTCACGGCGGGCGCGCCCGCATCGTCGATGACCACGGCCTTGATGCCCTTGGAACCCATGACGGCGCCCAGCCCGCCGCGCCCGGCGCTGCGGATGTTGCCTTCCGGATCGGCAAAGGAAATGTTGGCGGCAGACAGCTTCATCTCGCCCGCCGGACCGATGAGCGCAACGCCCACCTTGGGGCCGTACTTGTTCTGCAACACCTTGATGGCGTCGTAGTTGCCAGCGCCCATGATTTCTGCGGGGGCGTCGTCAAGGGTCACGCCGTCCTTGTCCACCTTGACCACGACGTACGTGCCGTCTGCGGGCAGGCCTTCGAACACCAGTGCCTTGATGTCCAGGCGGGCCATCTTCTGCGAAAAGCTGCCGCCGCTGTTGCTTTCCTTGATGCCGCCGGTAAGCGGGCTTTTGGCCCCGCAGGAAATGCGACCGGAGTTGACCGCGCTGGTGCCGGTGAGAAAACCGGGCGCAAAGACCAGCTTGTTGTACTTGCCAAGGGGATGGCAGGTGGGCTTCACCTCGTCGGCGATGAACGTGGACGTCAGGCCGCGCCCCGCAAGCCCGGCATACTTTTCGGGACAGTCCCCGATCTCCGTCGTCCTCGTACCCATGTCAATGCGTATGAATTTCGCCATGTCAGCCTCCGTTGCTGTGTAAGGACAGGCGCGCGCCGCAAACCGGCAACGCCACCACGCCATGCGCCTTGCCCACGCGCCAACGCACGCGGCTGCATGGCCGACAACACCACATCTGCAACACCAGTACGGGGCGCGCGGGCGAAAGGCTGTCGCCCGCGCGGCGTCCCGTTGCGTACAGGCGTGACGCAACACCTGCCTTTACTCTCACTATTTATGGCATGCCACGGTGTCAATTTATGCCTCGCATGACATAGGACGCTTTCCTGCTGCATTCCTGAATGCATTATTATGCCATGCAAGACACAACAAAATTCCCTGCACGGCATCCAGACGACAACATATGATGCCTGCACACCACGCCTGACCACATTCGGCCTCTGTACGGCGCCATTGACGCAGCAACACTCCATTTCTTCGTACGCCGTGGTTCGTTTGCCTCCGTATTGGTAAGAAAAACGCATAACCCGCTGACAGCAAGGCCTGGGGCGGTCTGACCATGTCCGGAGACATTCCCGGCACCCGTCCCCCCCGCCCGACTCACCCGACGCAAAAAAATCCCGGCCCCTGCCGGACAAGCGGCGGGGGCCGGGAAAATGGCCGGATGTGAAACAGGACTAGCTGCCCGTCTTCAGCATCTCCCAATACTTTTCGTAGGTTTCAAGCGCATTGCCCACGCTGTTGGTGAACTCGGCGTTCTTCAGGTCCGCGTCGGTGGGCGAGGTGATGCGGCTCTTGGCCAGTTCGGGCGAAAGCATCTTCTGCGCGGCCACGTTGGGGGTGGAGTAGTTGTATTCCTCCACGCATTCCTTGGCCACGTCGGGCCGCAGCAAAAAGTCGATGAACTTGTGAGCGTTGTCCTTGTGCTTGGCGCCCACGGGAATGGCCAGGCTGTCCACCCACAGGGGCACGCCTTCCCTGGGGTAGACGTACACCAGGTTCTCGTTCTCGCTGGCGGCAATGTAGGCATCGCCGTTCCAGATCAGGCCCGCGGCCACTTCCTCGCTGATGAAGGCCTGCTTGCTGGCGGTCACGTCGAACACGCGCACGGCGGGCAGCAGCTTCTTCAGCCATTCGTAGGCGGCCTTGATTTCCTTCTCGCTGGTGGAGTTCACCGAGTAGCCCAGCGCCTTCAGGGCCACGCCCATGGAGTCGCGCTGGTCGTCGGACAGGATGACCTTACCCGCGAATTCGGGGCGGTTCAGGTCGTTCCAACTGGTGATGGAGGCCGGGTCCACAACCTTTTTATTCACCATCAGGCCCGCGGAACCCCACATGTAGGGCACGGAGTATTCATTGCCCGGGTCGAACGGCTGGTTCAGCACCTTGGGCGAAAGATTCTTGAAATTCTTCAGCCTGGACTTGTCGATCCTGGTCAGCAGCCCGTCGTCGCGCATCATGGAGATGAAGTAGGTGGACGGCACGATCACGTCGTAGCCCACGCCCTTCAGCAGCTTGATCTTGGCGTACATGGCCTCGTTGGATTCGTAGGTGGTGTACACCACCTTGATGCCCGTCTCCTTGGTGAACCGGTCGAGCACCGACTGGGGCACGTATTCCGACCAGTTGTAGACGTTCAGCACCTTTTCTTCCGCCGCCATGGCGGGGCCTGCGAACAGCGTCGCCGCCAGCACCGCCAGGGCAAGGCCCACCATCACCAGCGCGGCGCGGGCCGCGTGCAGCTTCGTGCGCATCATTTCCTCCTCGTCCTGGTAAGGGTTTGTGCCAGCAGCACCAGCACTATGGTTACCGTGAACATCACCGCCGACAGGGCGTTGATGTCCGGCTTCACGCCAAGGCGGACCATGGAATAGACGCGCAGGGGCAGCACCTCGAAGGTGGGCCCGGTGACGAAAAAGCTCACCAGCACGTCGTCCATGGACAGGGTGAACGACAGCAGCCACCCCGCCGCCACGGCAGGCGCGGCCAGGGGCAGCAGCACATGGCGAAAGGCCCGCCATTCCGACGCGCCAAGGTCGCGCGCGGCCTCGATGAGCTGTTCGTCAAACTCGGCCAGGCGCGCCAGCACCGTCACGGTGACAAAGGGCAGCGCCAGGGTGACGTGGGCCGCCAGCAGGGTCCAGAAGCCCAGTTGCACCCCCATGGCGATGAAGAAGATGAGCAGCGAGATGCCCATGACGATGTCCGGCGACACGGTGAGCACGTAGATGCAGCCGTGCAGCACCTTGCGCCCCGGAAAACGGTAGCGCCGGATGCAGATGGCCGCCAGCGTGCCCAGCACCGTGGCGATGGTGGCGGCCAGGGTGGCCACGGACAGCGAGTTCAGCGCGGCGTCCACCAGCGGGCCGTTGGCGGCCAGGGCGGAATACCACTTTAGGGTGAAGCCCTTCCATTCGGTGGTGTAGCGCGCGTCGTTGAAGGAATAGACGATGACCACCAGGATGGGCACGTACAGGAAGGCGTAGACCAGCCAGACCAGCCACGTGCGAAGGGTGCGCAGCTTCATCCTACGCCCTCCCCCGCGCGCCATGCGCACCGTGCGTCATGCCGTCGCCGTCTTCGTGCGTTGCATCGGGCGTGCGACCGGCGGTGGCCGCCCCGGTATCCGCACCCTTGCGCTCGCGCAGGGCCACCCGGCGGCTGCTGAGCCAGTAGCCGATGATCATCAGCACCAGCAGCGCGGTCATGATGGTGCTGGCGGCGGCGCCCAGCGGCCAGTCGCGCGCCACCAGGAACTGGTTCTTGATGAAGTTGCCGATGAGCATGCTCTTGGCCCCGCCCAGGATTTCCGGAATGTAGAAACACCCCAGCGAGGGCAGGAACACCAGCATGCACCCGGCCACGATGCCCGGCAGGGTCAGCGGCAGGGTGACGTGCCAGAAGGCGCGCAGGCTGCTGGCACCCAGGTCCTTGGCCGCGTCCAGCAGCCGCTTGTCCAGCTTTTCTATGGACGCGTACAGCGGCAGGATCATGAACGGCAGCAAGGTATAGGTAAGCCCCGTGAACACGGCGAACTCGCTGTACATGAACGACACCGGCTCGTTGACCAGCCCCAGGGCCAGCAGCACGTCGGAGGCGAGGCCCTGCGACTTCAGGATGATGATCAGCGCGTAGGTGCGGATGAGCGAGTTGGTCCAGAACGGGATGACCACCAGCAACAGCAGCCAGGGGCGCAACGCGCGCCGGGCCGTGGCCACGGCATAGGCGAACGGGTAGCCGATCAGCAGGCACACCAGGGTGCTGGCGGCGGCCAGCCACAGCGATTCGCCCAGTATCCTGATGAACACCGGGTCGGCGAGGCGGGCGTAGTTGTCCCACGTGAACACCAGGGACACGAAGTCCGACTCGCCCCGCTCCAGAAAGGTGACCAGCAACAGGCCGAGGTTGGGCAACAGGGCGAACAGCCCCAGCCACAACCAGACCACGGCGATGCTGGCGGTGCGGAAGGGTCTACGCTGCGTCATCGGGCAGCAGTACCTCCCATCCGTCCACCCAGCTCACGGCAACGCGCTCGCCGGGGTTGTAGTTGATGTCCTCGTCGTCCTCGTTGAAGAACTCCGCCGCCATCAGGCGCTGGCCGTCGTCCAGGGTGATGACCAGGTCCACCGTGGCGCCCTTGTATACCGATTCCTCGATGCGGCCCCACAGGTGCGGCCAGTCCGGGGTTTCCGCATCCGCAATGCGGTCGATGCGCAAATCCTCCGGTCGCAGCAGCACCTGCACCCCATCGCCGGGGGCCAGCCTGCGGGGCGAACGCACCGGAAACACGGTGCCGCCCACGGTGGCATCGTACAGGTGTTCGCCGGGCTTCAGGTCCGGCGGCAGGGCGGCGTGCTCCGGCGTGCCCGGCGCGGGCGGGGCCAGCGGCGTACCCGGCGCGGCGGACCAGTCCAGGCGTACGGCGTCGATGCGGCCCGGCAGCGCGTTGATGTCGCCCACGAAGCGCGCCACGTACATGTTGGCGGGTTCCTCGTAGATTTCCTTGGGCGCGCCGATCTGCTCTATGCGGCCCTCGTTCATCACCACCACCCGGTCGGACATGGCGAAGGCTTCTTCCTGATCGTGGGTGACGAACACGAAGGTGATGCCCAGCTGCCGTTGCAGGTGCTTGATTTCCAGTTGCATCTGCTTGCGCAGCTTGAAGTCCAGCGCGCTGAAGGGTTCGTCCAGCAGGAGCACCAGCGGGTTGTTGATGACCGCGCGGGCAATGGCCACGCGCTGCTGCTGCCCGCCGGAAAGCTGGCGCGGCTTGCGGTCGGCGAAGTTTTCCAGGTGCACCATGCGCAGGGCGTCCAGCACGCGGCGGGCCGTTTCGTCCGCCGCAACGCCCTGCATCTTCAGCCCGAAGGCCACGTTGTCGCGCACGGTCATGTGCGGGAACAGGGCGTAATTCTGGAACACGGTGTTCACCTGGCGCTGTTCCGGGGGCACGCGATTGACCACCTGGCCGTTGATGCGCACCTCGCCCGCCGTGGGCTGCTCGAAGCCCGAAAGCAGGCGCAGGATGGTGGTCTTGCCGCAGCCCGACGGCCCCAGCAGGGTCAGGAACTCGCCGTTGCGGATGGTGAGGTCTATGGAATCGAGCGCCACGGTGTCTTCGAACGTCTTGGTGACGCCGCGCAACTCGATGATGTGATCCTGTTCTGCCATCGTCGCCTCTTGGTATGCTCTCTGTCGGGCATGCGCCCGGTGGTCCTTGCGGGCCGGCACATCGGAATACTGCGAGGCCGGGTACACTGCATGGCGGCAACGCTTGGGACTGCCTGCATGCAGGGTTGCGCCTGGTCCGTGAGCCACGGCCGTATCGCGGTATACGTTGCACTGTCTGTGAATGCGTGATGCCGCATGCATCCGCCGCCCCCGCTGCATACCGCCACGGGGTCTGCACGGGAAAAACGGCACGGGCAGTGCTGGTGCGCCGGGGCGCATCGCACCGGATACCGGCACGGCAAGCTTCGGTGAGGGTGAGGGGGCGGAATCGCTACGCTACGGGATGCTGGGCGCGCCGGTTACCGGAGCGCAGAAGCCGCAGGGCCGGCATCGCCGGCCACGGGCGTTCGGGCGTTTCCGGAGCGGCGAAGCCCCAGATTGCGCACCCGGTGCACCGGCCGGGATGAAAGGATGACCTGCGAGCAGCGTATCATGCGTTCGTCTTCCCTCATGGTGGGCATGAAGTGGCGTCATGAAACGGCGTCGGTGAATGACGTCGCGCGCCGGGGTCGGAGACTGGCCGCGCGCCCTAGGCGGGCGCGGGCTGGAAGGTGGTCGTTCGGGCCTTGTGTGCCATGCGTGGGGCGGGGTGACAAGCAAAAAAACACCCTCAGGGCACCCTGCCTCACATGAAACCGCGCGATTGCGGAATCGACGCTGCTCTACCCGCTCACGGTGCCGTAACTGCCTCTACGGCAGCGTCCACCGCATCGGACAGGCGCACGAAGCACACCCCGCGCCGCAGCAGTTCCGGCAGGGCTGCCCGCAGCCCCGCGCCGCTGCCCGCACCCGGCTTGTTCATGTGCAACAGCAGGATGTCGCCGTTGCGGGCGGCCAGCAGGTTGCGGGTAACGGCAGGTGCGGGCAGCGTGGCCCCGGCATCCACCGCCACGGTGCAGCCGGTGACGGTCTGGCCAAGATCCGCCGCAATGCGCACGGCCACCTCGTCGCAGAACAGGGTGGCGGCCCGGTAGAAGCGCGGGCGCACGCCGGTGAGGGCGGCCAGCCGCCGGGCGTTGGATTCCACCTCGTCCACGAATTCGGCCACGGAGCGGGTGCCCCGGATACCGTAGGCGGCCCGCCCGGTCACCGAGGCGGGGCGGTGGCGCGCTCCGTGGTTGGCGATCTCGAACAGCGGATCGGCGGCAAGGTCGGCTGCTTCGGCGGGGTGGGCGGCAAGCCATGGCCCGGCCAGAAACAGGGTGGCGGACACGCCCAGTTCACGCAGCAGCGCGATGATCGAGGCATCGTACCCGCCGCCGCAGGCGTCAAAGGTCAGGGCCACGGTGACCGGGCCTTTCTTGGACGCAGGGGATTCGACGGACACGGGCAAACGGGTGAGCGTGCCGGGCAGGGCAGGTCCCCACTGACCAGGCTGCTGCCCGCCGTAGCGGGTCGTGAGGCGGGCCTTCAGTTCCGGCAGGGGCAGATCGGCAAGGGATGGCGCACCCGCATAAGCTGTTGGTGCGCATAGCAGAAACAGCAGCGTGAGTAACAGAACGGGCAGACACCGCGTGCGACAGTCTCCGCGATCGTGGCAGGGCAACGCCGCAGAGAGCGGCAAGGAACACGACGAAGCGATGGCCCCGGACAGGGACATCCGTCCCGCGACGGACCGCAGCGCGGTGTACCTCGTCACCCCTGCGGTGGTCATGGGCTACTCCTTGCCCAGACCGGGCAACTCGCACTGACCGCAGACGCGGCCCACGGCCACGTCTCCCAGCCCCAGGGCCACGGAAACCAATGTGCGCGCGCCTTCGCCGGGCAGTTCCAGTCCGGTCCACAGGCGGAACTGCTCCCGGCCCTGTTCCACGAACATGGCCAGACCGTCCTGCGTATCCCAACCCGCGTCGGCGGCTTCGGACAGAAAGCGGGTGCGCAGCGGGTTGTAGACAAGGTCATAGGCCAGGCCGGGCCGTCCTTCTCCCGCCCCTGCCGCTGCAACGCCCTGCGCTACAAAGCCCTCTCCCGGAAAGGCGCTGTCGCCCTGCCGCTCGCCGGACATGCCCATGGGGGTAGTGTTGACCACAAGGTCCGCGCCCCAGTCGGCGCGGGCATCCCAGTCCACGACCGCCGCGCCGAATTCGGCGGCCAGCGGGGCGGCCTTTTCCGCGTTGCGCCCGGTAACGGCCACCGCGGCCACCACGCCGTCACCGGCGGGGCCAAGCTCGCGCAGACCGGCCAGCACGGCGCGGGCAGCGCCGCCGTTACCCAGCACCAGTGCCCTTTCGCACCGCCACCCTGTGGCTGCGCGCTGGCGCAGCGGGGCCAGGAATCCGGTAACGTCGGTATTTTCGCCCAGCAACTGGCCGTCGCGCCAGTACAGGGTGTTCACCGCGCCCACGGCACGGGCACGGTCGCTGACGCCATCCAGCAGGGGCAGCACGGCCTGCTTGTGGGGAATGGTGACGCTGGCCCCGCGTATGGGCAGGGTGCGCACGGCGGTGATGAAGTCGCCCACGCGGCCCGGCTCCAGCGGCCAGGCCATGTACACGGCGGGCACGTCCAGCAGGCCGAAGCCCCAGTTGTGCAGCAGGGGGCTCATGGTATGGCCGAGGGGATGGCCGATGATGCCGTAGAGTTCGCGGGGCAGGAACGGATGTGCGGGCATGGGACGGCCTCCGGCGGACGGCCCCTTTCACACAGGGGCAAATGTCCAGAGCCACTGCGAGGCCCCTGCCTTTTATATCCAGACTGACCGCCGCAGTGGCAGTTTTTAGGGGGGAGCCTCAGCCGTTATGCGAGTCTTCGAGCATTACGGATGAGGACAGCAAAGCGGGGGCCGGGGAGGGAGACCCTTTTCGCTCTGCGGTCGCCATCCGTAAGGTTCGCGCAAGCGCTCACCTAACGGCTGCCGCAAAGGGTCCCCTCCCCGGTTCATTCTTAACCCAATCTACCCGGCCTTAAATGACCTTGTTCAGCGAATACTCGATGATGCCTTCGGCCCCGGCGGAGCGCAGGCGGGGGATGAGGTCGCGCACCAGGTCGTTTTCCACCACGATTTCCACGGCGAACCAGGTGCTGTCGCGCAGCCCGGCCACGGTGGGCGAGTTGAGGCTGGGCAGTTGATCGAGCACCGCGTCCAGGTTGTGGGCGGGCACGTTCATCTTCAGGCCCACCAGCGAATCGGCGCGCAGCGCGCCTTGCAGCAGCAGGTCGATCTGCTCGATCTTGGCGCGCTTCCACGGGTCGGCCCAGGCGGCCTTGCCCGCGATGAGCACGGTGTTGGTCAGCAGCACTTCGGCGATGATGCGCAGGCCGTGGGCCTTGATGGTGGTGCCGGTTTCGGTGACCTCGACGATGGCGTCAGCCAGCCCTTCCACAACCTTGGCCTCGGTGGCGCCCCAGGAATACTGCACCTTGACGGGGATGCCCGCGTCCTCGAAGTAGCGGCGGGTAACGCCCAGCAATTCGGTGGCGATGGTGCACCCGGCAAGATCCTCTGGCCGGACGTAGGGCGAATCACCGGCCACGGCCAGCACCCAGCGGGCCGGACGGTTGCTGACCTTGGAATAGACCAGGTCGGACACGGTGACCACGTCGGCCCCGGTTTCCAGCAGCCAGTCCTTGCCGGTCAAGCCCACGTCGAGCACGCCGTCTTCGAGGTAGCGGGGAATTTCCTGCACCCGGCAGAGGCGCGCGGTCAGTTCCGGGTCGTTGATTTCCGGAAAATAGTTGCGGTGATGCTTGCGGATCTTCCACCCGGAGCGGGCGAACAGGTTCACGGTGGCTTCTTCGAGCGAGCCCTTGGGAATGCCGATCTTCAGCATGTTGTTGCCGGACATTATTTGTAGACCTCCTTGGGGTCGAACACGCGGGGCGAGCAGATGACGGGTGCGCCGTCCTTCAGCTCTCGGTAGAAACAGCTGCGGTACCCTTCATGGCAGGCCGCGCCGCCCTTCTGATCCACGAGCAGCAACACGGTGTCGCTGTCGCAGTCCAGGCGCACGGCCTTGATATGCTGGGTATGGCCCGACGTGCCGCCCTTGTGCCACAACCGGCCACGGCTGCGGCTGAAGTAATGCGCCTCGCCGGTGGCGAGGGTGGCGTCCCATGCTTCTTCGTTCATCCAGGCCATCATCAGCACTTCGCCGGTGGCGGCGCACTGGGCGATGGCGGGCACGAGACCGTTCATTTTCGCAAAATCGGGACGGAAGCCTTGTGCGGCGTCGGAAGCCTGAGCCATGTGCGATGTCCTCGCGCGGGGAAGTCCCCCAGGGGGTTGCGGGGCAAGGCCCCAAAAAGGTTGCAGGTGCGCGGCTCATACAGGGACGGTCTGGGGCAAACTGGCCCGAACTGGCCCGAACTGGCCCAGACGGGCGCTGACAGGCGCTGGCGTGTGCCGCGCAAGCCCGGTGCATGGCCGCAAGGTGGCGAATCTAGCCGTTCCGTGTGACGGACGCAAGGCGGGGGTGACACCACGGGTGTACCCCCGGAGCACGCGCCAGTCTTCGGCCCGGCACAACATGGAACG
It contains:
- the hisG gene encoding ATP phosphoribosyltransferase, with protein sequence MSGNNMLKIGIPKGSLEEATVNLFARSGWKIRKHHRNYFPEINDPELTARLCRVQEIPRYLEDGVLDVGLTGKDWLLETGADVVTVSDLVYSKVSNRPARWVLAVAGDSPYVRPEDLAGCTIATELLGVTRRYFEDAGIPVKVQYSWGATEAKVVEGLADAIVEVTETGTTIKAHGLRIIAEVLLTNTVLIAGKAAWADPWKRAKIEQIDLLLQGALRADSLVGLKMNVPAHNLDAVLDQLPSLNSPTVAGLRDSTWFAVEIVVENDLVRDLIPRLRSAGAEGIIEYSLNKVI
- a CDS encoding shikimate dehydrogenase family protein yields the protein MPAHPFLPRELYGIIGHPLGHTMSPLLHNWGFGLLDVPAVYMAWPLEPGRVGDFITAVRTLPIRGASVTIPHKQAVLPLLDGVSDRARAVGAVNTLYWRDGQLLGENTDVTGFLAPLRQRAATGWRCERALVLGNGGAARAVLAGLRELGPAGDGVVAAVAVTGRNAEKAAPLAAEFGAAVVDWDARADWGADLVVNTTPMGMSGERQGDSAFPGEGFVAQGVAAAGAGEGRPGLAYDLVYNPLRTRFLSEAADAGWDTQDGLAMFVEQGREQFRLWTGLELPGEGARTLVSVALGLGDVAVGRVCGQCELPGLGKE
- a CDS encoding aldehyde ferredoxin oxidoreductase C-terminal domain-containing protein, translating into MAKFIRIDMGTRTTEIGDCPEKYAGLAGRGLTSTFIADEVKPTCHPLGKYNKLVFAPGFLTGTSAVNSGRISCGAKSPLTGGIKESNSGGSFSQKMARLDIKALVFEGLPADGTYVVVKVDKDGVTLDDAPAEIMGAGNYDAIKVLQNKYGPKVGVALIGPAGEMKLSAANISFADPEGNIRSAGRGGLGAVMGSKGIKAVVIDDAGAPAVTIAKPEEFKSAAKRFANALTTHPVTGQGLPKYGTNVLVNILNEAGGLPTENFRRGRNEWANNIGGETMAATIEERGGKTTHGCHAGCVIRCSQHYMDKQGKYITSGFEYETIWALGADAAIDDLDAIAYADREYDEAGIDSIETSVAVAVAMDAGVIPWGDAKAALDLIKEIRQGTPLGRILGCGAAAVGQMYGLTRVPVVKNQAIPAYDPRAVKGVGLTYATTPMGADHTAGYAVATNILRVGGFVDPLGKEGQVELSRNLQIATAAVDSTGMCLFIAFAILDIPDGFNALVDMINARYDLALTGDDVTALGKTILKAELDFNRRAGFTSAHDRLPEFFEEPCPPHNTVWDFTDEEIDSVLAF
- the hisI gene encoding phosphoribosyl-AMP cyclohydrolase, whose translation is MAQASDAAQGFRPDFAKMNGLVPAIAQCAATGEVLMMAWMNEEAWDATLATGEAHYFSRSRGRLWHKGGTSGHTQHIKAVRLDCDSDTVLLLVDQKGGAACHEGYRSCFYRELKDGAPVICSPRVFDPKEVYK
- a CDS encoding extracellular solute-binding protein, coding for MVGLALAVLAATLFAGPAMAAEEKVLNVYNWSEYVPQSVLDRFTKETGIKVVYTTYESNEAMYAKIKLLKGVGYDVIVPSTYFISMMRDDGLLTRIDKSRLKNFKNLSPKVLNQPFDPGNEYSVPYMWGSAGLMVNKKVVDPASITSWNDLNRPEFAGKVILSDDQRDSMGVALKALGYSVNSTSEKEIKAAYEWLKKLLPAVRVFDVTASKQAFISEEVAAGLIWNGDAYIAASENENLVYVYPREGVPLWVDSLAIPVGAKHKDNAHKFIDFLLRPDVAKECVEEYNYSTPNVAAQKMLSPELAKSRITSPTDADLKNAEFTNSVGNALETYEKYWEMLKTGS
- the potC gene encoding spermidine/putrescine ABC transporter permease PotC → MKLRTLRTWLVWLVYAFLYVPILVVIVYSFNDARYTTEWKGFTLKWYSALAANGPLVDAALNSLSVATLAATIATVLGTLAAICIRRYRFPGRKVLHGCIYVLTVSPDIVMGISLLIFFIAMGVQLGFWTLLAAHVTLALPFVTVTVLARLAEFDEQLIEAARDLGASEWRAFRHVLLPLAAPAVAAGWLLSFTLSMDDVLVSFFVTGPTFEVLPLRVYSMVRLGVKPDINALSAVMFTVTIVLVLLAQTLTRTRRK
- the potB gene encoding spermidine/putrescine ABC transporter permease PotB, whose translation is MTQRRPFRTASIAVVWLWLGLFALLPNLGLLLVTFLERGESDFVSLVFTWDNYARLADPVFIRILGESLWLAAASTLVCLLIGYPFAYAVATARRALRPWLLLLVVIPFWTNSLIRTYALIIILKSQGLASDVLLALGLVNEPVSFMYSEFAVFTGLTYTLLPFMILPLYASIEKLDKRLLDAAKDLGASSLRAFWHVTLPLTLPGIVAGCMLVFLPSLGCFYIPEILGGAKSMLIGNFIKNQFLVARDWPLGAAASTIMTALLVLMIIGYWLSSRRVALRERKGADTGAATAGRTPDATHEDGDGMTHGAHGARGRA
- a CDS encoding MoaD/ThiS family protein; its protein translation is MHITVKCYATLQRFQPTGGEDFVLREGGTVHDVVLALGIAPEDVAVIFVNGLHAPMGKALADGDRLGLFPAVGGG
- the potA gene encoding spermidine/putrescine ABC transporter ATP-binding protein PotA, whose protein sequence is MAEQDHIIELRGVTKTFEDTVALDSIDLTIRNGEFLTLLGPSGCGKTTILRLLSGFEQPTAGEVRINGQVVNRVPPEQRQVNTVFQNYALFPHMTVRDNVAFGLKMQGVAADETARRVLDALRMVHLENFADRKPRQLSGGQQQRVAIARAVINNPLVLLLDEPFSALDFKLRKQMQLEIKHLQRQLGITFVFVTHDQEEAFAMSDRVVVMNEGRIEQIGAPKEIYEEPANMYVARFVGDINALPGRIDAVRLDWSAAPGTPLAPPAPGTPEHAALPPDLKPGEHLYDATVGGTVFPVRSPRRLAPGDGVQVLLRPEDLRIDRIADAETPDWPHLWGRIEESVYKGATVDLVITLDDGQRLMAAEFFNEDDEDINYNPGERVAVSWVDGWEVLLPDDAA
- a CDS encoding polysaccharide deacetylase family protein, with the translated sequence MTTAGVTRYTALRSVAGRMSLSGAIASSCSLPLSAALPCHDRGDCRTRCLPVLLLTLLFLLCAPTAYAGAPSLADLPLPELKARLTTRYGGQQPGQWGPALPGTLTRLPVSVESPASKKGPVTVALTFDACGGGYDASIIALLRELGVSATLFLAGPWLAAHPAEAADLAADPLFEIANHGARHRPASVTGRAAYGIRGTRSVAEFVDEVESNARRLAALTGVRPRFYRAATLFCDEVAVRIAADLGQTVTGCTVAVDAGATLPAPAVTRNLLAARNGDILLLHMNKPGAGSGAGLRAALPELLRRGVCFVRLSDAVDAAVEAVTAP